From the Polaribacter gangjinensis genome, the window GTATTTAATGCAAAAATTAGTCATTGTCAAAATTTTAATTTGTATTCTAATGACAGTCTAAGCATAAATACTTCTTTTTTGAATGAACCCATTCAATTACGAATTCATTTTCCTGAGACTTTTCATTTTTCATCAAGCAATACAAAATATCCAATTACGATTGTATTTGATAGCCAACATGAAAGAACATATCCCCACATTATTCATAGTTTTGATTTATTAACTAGTGAATCACAAATTCCTGAAAGTATTATCATTGGAGTTCCTTTTACGATGCATAATAGATTGTATTTTACCTCTAATCAAAAAAAACAAGGAGATTCACTTTCAGGCATTGAACGAATGGAGCGTTTTTTGTTCTCAGAATTGATACCAAAATTCCAAAAAGAAAACAAAGCCAATGAATTTATTACCCTGATTGGGCATTCAAGAACCGCTTTTTTGGTGAATTATTTATCCGCAAATCCCTCTAATAAAGTTTCGATTGGCATTGCATTGAGTGGATTTTTTGAAGAGGACACCTTATCAATAAACACTTTTCAAGAATTTTTATCAGAATCATCTAATTTTCCTAAAAAATTCTCTTACTATTTTACTGCTGGAACCACTTCAGAAGAAGAAAACTATTTAAAACAATACAGGCAATTAAATTCATATTTACAAACAATCACCTTACCAAAAAATGTAAAAACTTTTTTTCAAGAAACACCAAATGCCAATCACATCAGTAATTTTTGGGTTTCTATACCCACCATTTTAATGGATGCTTATGCACCTTATAATTCAATTTTAAACCTTTGGTTTGATCAAAAACTAAAGAAAGAAACTATTGCAAATCCTGTTGATGAATTTAAAAAAGACATAGAAAATGTGAATGAAGAGTTGGGAGTGAAATTAAACCCCAATCTCACACAACTCTTTTCTTTATCAAGTAATTATGCCTATGATAAAAAGGATTTTAAAACTGCGTTGGACTTTATACAACTTGGCATTAGTTATTATCCTGAATATTTAGATTTTTATGTGGATATGATTGAAAATTATAAAAGCTTAAAAGACATTCAAAAAGTAAAAGAATATCAAAAAATATTAAAAGAAAAAACATTAAAAGCTACCTATTTTGGAGAGTATACAAAAGAGGATATTTTAAAATCTCTTGAAGAAAAATAACTGTTTTACAATAAAAATTGTAATTCAAACATCTTTCCTGGCAAAGGTTTTGTAATTCCTTTGAGCTCCATTTGCAATAAAATGGACGATAATTGATACATAGGTATGTTACAATCCAATGAAATTTCATCTAACAATTGTTTTCCATGCGTTTTTAAATGATTGTAAATGATTTGTTCTTGATCTGTTAACGTGATAAAGAGTTCTTGTTGAATTGCTTTTTGGGGTGTTGAAACGATATCCCAATTGAGCATTTTTACAATATCACTACTAGATGTTAGCAATACTGCTTGATTATTTTTTATCAAATTGTTACATCCTTTACTATACAAATCAGTGGTTCTTCCTGGCAATGCAAACACTTCTCTATCGTACGAATTGGCAATATCTGCAGTGACTAACGAACCACCTTTTTCAGCACTTTCTATAATGATGGTTGCTTCTGAAATTCCTGCTACAATGCGATTTCTTTTTAAAAAGTTTTCTCTGAGTGGATTTTCTTCAAACCCAAATTCTGTGTAAAATCCCCCATTTTCCATTACTTGACGCATATACTTTTTATGCACTTTTGGATAAATTTGTTCAAATCCATGAGCCAACACTGCAATGGTTTGTAACCCATTTTTCATGGCTGCTTTGTGCGCGCAAATGTCAACACCGTAAGCAAAACCGCTTACAATTATCGGATTGTAAACCGCTAATTCTTCAATCATTTGTTCGCAAAAATCCTTTCCATACGTACTCATGTTTCTGGTACCTACAATAGAGAGTATTTTATTATTTTGTAAATTGATATTGCCGTCTTTGAATAATAAAATAGGACTATCAATACATTGATGTAGGTTTTGAGGATATGCATCATCTAAAAAATAAATAGCTTCATAGTTATTTTGTTCTAGAAAAGCCAACTCTTGCTCAGCCAATTTAGTATTTTCTTTGTCGAACAAATGTTGAATTGCAAAACTTCCAATTCCATGTATTTTTTGAAGTTTAGAGGGTTTCTCTCTAAAAATTTGTTCAACATCACCTACTGCAACAATGAGTTTTTTTGCTAAAATATCGCCAATTGCTTTGCTTTTTTGGAGTCGCAAAATGGCTAGTAATTTTTCATTTTTCAAGACATTCCATTTTATCGAACAAGATATAGAATTTTGTTGATAAATTTTTATTGATTTTCTTCCATAAAAAATCAAAAAAACTATATTTGTTTTATGAATTTAGTAACTTACATCAAAGATTTATTATACAGATACGATTGCGTAATTGTTCCTGATTTTGGTGGTTTTGTAACCAAAAGAGTTAGTGCAAAAATCAATGAAAATACGCATCAGTTTTTTCCGCCATCAAAACAACTTTCTTTCAATAGAAATTTAAACAATAATGATGGTTTATTGGCAAATTATATTGCCTCTGTTGAAAATATTTCTTTCGAGAAAGCATCCAATGCAATTGCTTTGTCTGTTATTAAATGGCAAAATGAAATTCAAACAAAACCTATTGATTTAGAAGGAATTGGAGTTTTAAAATTGAATGAAAATCGTCAGATAATTTTTGAACCTACAGTTCAAGTGAATTTTTTAACTGATGCTTTCGGATTGAACTCTTTTGAGGCATTAACTATAGAAAGACATCAAAAAGAAGTTAAAAAATTCATTCCACAAACAACTGTAAAAAATAAAAAAGGCATTCCGCCTTTTATAAAATACGCTGCTTCTGCTGCAATTTTAGTGGCATTAGGCGTTTCTTTGTATTCAAATTACGAAGCTACTGTTCAAAAAGAAGTATTTGCTAAACAACAAAAAGCTTTAGAAAAGAAAATTCAAACAGCCACTTTTGTAATATCAAACCCATTACCAACCATTGATTTGACTGTTGCTAAAGAACTTCCAAAACCATATCATGTAGTAGCAGGTGCTTTTCAAATACCAGAAAATGCTGAAAGAAAAGTGGCTCAATTAAAAGCAGAAGGCCATGATGCATCTATTATTGGTGTTAATAAATGGGGATTAACTCAGGTAGTTTTTGCCAGTTTTTCTGATAAAAATGACGCCACCAATTATTTATACAAAATTCAAAAATCCACTTCAAAAGACGCTTGGTTACTGATTAAAAACTAGTTTTTTAATGCGTTGATACGTATCTTTGCAGAAATTTTTTTAATGGACGCAAAAACACCAAACGATTCTTTGACAATTCTTACGGATTTAGTATTACCAGGAGAAACCAACTATTTAGACAACCTTTTTGGAGGTGAATTATTGGCGAGAATGGATAGAGCTTGTAGTATTGCAGCAAGACGTCATTCAAGAAGAATCGTGGTTACAGCCTCTGTAAATCATGTAGCGTTTAACAAATCTGTTCCTGTTGGAAGTGTGGTTATTTTAGAGGCAAAAGTTTCTAGAGCTTTTAAAACTTCGATGGAAATTTATGTAGATGTTTGGATTGAAGACCGTCAATCAGGACAAAAAACTAAAGTAAACGAGGGAATTTATACGTTTGTTGCTGTAGACGAAACAGGAAAACCTGTTCAAATCCCTCAAATTATTCCAGAAACTGAACTAGAAAAAGAACGATTTGATGGTGCTTTGCGAAGAAAGCAACTCAGTTTAATATTAGCAGGAAAATTAAAACCTAGTGAAGCAACTGAACTTAAGGCATTGTTTTTATAAAAAAAATTTCGATGAACAAATGGCTTTGAAAAAAAGCTTCATATATAGAAATAGCATATTTTTAAATTTTATCCTATGAAAGAAATCCAAGAATTTTTTGTCAATTTTAGAACTATTGAATCGATCATTGTGATTGCTTTAGGAACATTATTACGAATTTTTGCAACAAAATCACTCACCAATGTTCGAAAAAAATTTGGATTTCAAAAAAACAGAGTAGTTCTAATCAATAAAATAATCACCCTTTTAATTTACGCCTCTGTTATCGTTATCATTTCTTTTATTTGGGGTGTAGATGAAAAAGAATTGTTTTTATTTGTTTCATCATTTTTAACCATTTTAGGAATTGCTTTTTTTGCTCAATGGTCTATTTTATCAAATATTACAGCAGGATTGATACTTTTTGTAAATTATCCTGTAAAAATCGGTGACACCATTACCATTTTAGAAAAAGACAACAATGTTAGTGGTGAAATTAAAGATATTGGGGCTTTTTTCATTACACTCAAAACCGAAGAAAATGAATTTGTAACCATTCCAAATTCAATTATTTTACAAAAAAACATCAAATTTCAATCGAAATAAGAAGCATTACCTTGGTAAAATCCATTCAGAAGGATTCAATCGAGTGGTATTTTTAAACACTACAAATATAAGTGTTGTTTTGTTAGATAGCCTGTCTGTAAAAATCTGCCCTATTCGTTGACCAGTAACTACTTTATCCCCTTTTTTCACTAACAAATTTTCTAGATTATTGTATGAAGTTATAAAATTTCCATGTCTTATCAATACATTTTTCACACCTCCTGTACCTACTAAAACATTCATCACTTCTCCGTTAAAAATGGCATTCGCATAACTTCCATTGCTTGTAACAATGTGTAATCCTGGGCTTGAAATGGTAATTCCAGGAAATGTTGGATGAGGTTGATCACCAAATTTACGCACTACAATGCCCTCTTTTACTGGCCAAGGCAATCTTCCTTTATTACTGATAAATTCGTTTGCCAATGCTTTTGCTTCGGGCGTTAAAAAAAACTCATCTTTGGTCGTTTTAACATCCTTTTTTACAATCTTTCTATTGGCTCTTTCAATTTCTTCTTTTATTAATTTATCAATTTTAGCTACAATCAATTTCTCATCATTGATTCTTTTTTGAATGTCTCTTTTGTATTGAGATTCTTTCTTTTTGATGATGGCCAAATAGTTTTCTTGCTTTATTTTATCCAACTCCATCTCTTTTTTCTCAGCTTCTTCAGAGGCTAACAACGTTTCTTTTTCCTGTTTTTGAATGCTTAAAGCGTCAAAAAGTTTTTTAACTTCTGTTGATTGAACAATAATTTCTTCTCCTTGTTTTTTTCGAAAAGACGTATATTGCTTCATGTATTCTAGGCGTTTGTAAGCTTGATAAAAATTTTGTGATGACAAAATAAACATCAATCTACTTTGTTGTGATTTACTTCTGTAAGATTTGTAAATCATATCAGCATAATCTGCCTTTAAATCGTTTAATTTTTTGTTTAACCTGTTTAATTCTCTTTGTTTTTCGGTAATCTCTATAGACAATAATAACGATTCTTGTTGGATTGTCGCAATCAATTTATTTCTAACTTCAATTTTTTGTTTGATATCTTTCAAATCATCCATGGCATTTTGTTCCTTTTTTTGCTCATTAAAAAGCAATTTATTGAGCTGCACAATTTCAGCTTGATATTTTTTGCGCTGTTCTTCCAATTGTTTTCTGGTTTGTCCAAAACATGAAAAACCAATCAACAAAAAAAGAAAAAAGAGGAAGTAAACTGATTTTATTTTCATTAGAATTCTATTCTTTTATACCCTTTTGGAATCTCGAAAAGAGGATTGAATGAGGTGTTAAATACAACTGATTTGTATATTAAATCGATATTGGTAACTGTATTTGGCACTTTTGCAATGATTTTAATTTCTTCAGGAAAAAGTGTTTTTTCAATAATGTTATATCCACTATAATTAATATCTAAACGCAAATTTTTAGTTTCATTTACAATGGTTTGACCTTCTAATTTAAAATGTGAAGGGTTGATTTTAAAAAAGATATTGAATAATTCTGATTGTTTTTCAGGCGACAAAACATAAGTATTATTAAAAATTTCGAGTTGTTGCTTTTCCTTTTTTAGGTTTTGTAAAGCTTGTCCTAAAAATAAATTTTGCAATTGTTCAAAATTGATTTCAACACCTAATAATTCTTCTAATAATGAAAAATCACCCTCAAAATAATTTTTTGCAAATGGCGAATAATAACTCACGTAAGTTGGTGTTATTTTCGCCTTAAAAACAGTAATAAATTTGGTGCCTTTGATATGAATTACTTTGTCTTTTTCAATCTGCAAATTCACTGACAAACTTTGATTTATTTTTCCATTATCAAAATTCACTTTTAGTTTTGCATCAATTGTTTTTTTATCAAAATTTGCATCCACATGCTTTTTAGCCACTTTTTTAGCGGAAGTTTCAGAAGCAATTGCAGTCTTATCAACCATATTTTTAGTGGATTTGCAAGAAGTGAATAAAAGTATAAAAATGGCACTATATATAAAAAACCTCATGCTAACTTTTCAAATTGGTTGCTTTTTGTAAATATTTTTTCTCTTCAATGGTGTTTCCTAAACCTTTGTATGCTTTTGCAATTTCAGTATAAAAATCAATTTCCATAGACTCATCAATCACAAAATCCAAGCCATTTTTCAAAGAATTTAGTGCTTTTTGAAACTCATTTTGGTGATTCAATGCTTTGCCATATTGTAAATACACCAAAGGTTGTTCTGGAAAAAGTGTGATGCCTTCTTTGCCAAACTTTAATAAATCATCAAAATTATTCTCTAATTTTTGGAGAATTTTTTCCAAAATTTGATAGGATTTGTCGTTTTCAAATTGAAGTTTTAAACCCTCTAAATCCTCTAATTTCACCTCTTTTACATCTGGAACTTTGGAATTATCCAACCTATTTTTTAAAAAAGAAAACTCAGATGATAATCCTGTTTCTTTTTCTAAGGTTGATAACAAAGCTGCAGCTTCTTTCAATTGATTGTTCATAAAATACAAACGCACCAAATATTCTCGCTCTTTCGGATGAAGAGCTACTATTTTTTCTTGAGTTTTTACTGCTTCTGAAAAATTAGATTCTCGTTCATATATCGTTACCAAATGTTTCAACATCCATAAATTTTCAGGTTCTTTTTGCAAAGCTCTTTGCACGTATTCTCTGGCTAAACTGTAGTTATTGAGCGCAACATAATTTTTTGAAAACTCAAAAAAAACGGCTACTTGATTTTCTATAATTTGGTTACAACTTTCTAAATTTTCAATTGCTTTTTGGTAATTTTCAATGGATTTTTCTGATAATGCCTTGAAAAAAAATTCTTGAAATTTGATTGTTTTTTCTTCTGTTAAATCTTTTTTATCAGGAATACTATCTTGAGAAAATGTATATAAACTACTAAAAAATAAGGATAGAAATAACCCATAAAAAGGCAGCAAAGACACTTTTTTAGCTGTTTTATGATGTTGTATCGCTACTTTTTGATTCATTTTTATGTCAATTCTGTGTAATCTCCAATACTTACTGAGGTAAATTTTCCATTATAAATGGCATGATTCCCAATCATTGCATTGTTTAAATCGGCATTTAAAATGGTTACGTTACTTTGTATTAACGAATTTTCGATAGTTGAATTGTTCACAACGCTATTAGCGCCTAAAGAAACATAAGGTCCTATTTTTGAATTGGTTAAAACCACATTTTTTCCAATAAAACATGGCTGAATAATTTCTGAATTGTTCAAAACAACATCTTCTGAAACCAAATTATTTCCATCTGCATGTTCAAAACCCAATACTTGTTTATTGGTATCAACTGTTGGATCTTTTTTGCCACAATCCATCCAAGCTGATACTTTTCCAGGAATGAATTTTGCGCCTTGCGATTTTAAAGATTCTAATACATTTGTCAATTGATATTCGTTGTTTTCACGCAAATCATTATCGATTAAATATTGAATTTCTTCCAATAGTTTTTCACCACTTTTAAAGAAATAAATTCCAATGATTGCCAAATCAGAGACAAAATCTTTGGGTTTTTCAATAAAATCGGTGATAAATCCGCCTTCTAATTTTACCACACCAAAAGCACTTGGATTGTCTACTTTACTCACCCAAATTGCACCATCAGCATTGGTATCTAAAGTAAAATCAGCTTTAAAAAGAGTATCTGCATACGCCACAACACAAGGACCACTCAAAGATTCTTTTGCACAATAAATTGCATGTGCTGTTCCAAGCGCTTCTTCTTGTACATACACACTTCCTTTTGCGCCTAATTCTGATGCTATTTGTAATAATTTTTGTTCAGTATCTGCAGGAAAACCTTTTGCTGTTGGACCAATAATAAATGCAATTTCATCAATTTTTTGATTGATAACACCTGTGATATCTTCTACCAAACGTTGTACAATTGGTTTGCCAGCAATAACAGTTAGTGGTTTTGGAACAGTCAACGTATGAGGTCTTAAACGCGAACCAATTCCTGCCATAGGAACTATAATTTTCATATTTTAAAATTTCAAATTTTGATGCAAGATACTATTAATTGAGTGATACAAAAAATACTTTTTAGAGACAAATTCATCAAAAAAAGTTGAACCTCAAAGAGGCAAATTTTTCGCTAAGTTTACAAAGTTTCAAAAACAAAAACACATCGAGTGTTTACGATTTATGCGCTCAATTTTTCGTTTCTTTGCAAAAATTTTATAAAAAGTGAATTATTTATCAGTAGAAAATATCTCGAAATCGTATGGAGAACGTGTATTGTTTGAAGACATTTCGTTTGGCATCAATAAAGACCAAAAAGTAGCTTTCGTAGCAAAAAATGGCAGTGGAAAAACGTCCATTTTAAATATGATTGCTGGTTTAGACACTCCTGATACTGGTCAAATTATCCGTAGAAAAGAAATTTCTGTGGCATATTTATCACAAAATGATGTGTTAAATCCTGATTTAACAATTGAAGAAACGATTTTTGCGACCGAAAATAAAATACTTTCTATTGTAAATCAATATGAAAAAGCGCTGAAAAATTTAGATGATTCAGAGGCTTATCAAAAAGCTTTTGAGTTGATGGAGCAATACAATGCTTGGGATTTTGAAACGCAATACACACAAATTTTATCAAAATTAAAAATTGACGATTTAAGTCAGAAAGTTTCTTCTCTTTCTGGAGGACAAAAAAAGCGTGTTTCATTGGCAATTGTGTTGATTCACAAACCTGATTTTTTGATTTTAGATGAGCCAACAAATCATTTAGATTTAGAAATGATTGAATGGTTGGAAGCGTATTTTGCAAAAGAAAAAATCACCCTTTTTATGGTAACTCACGACCGTTATTTTTTAGAGCGTGTTTGTAATGAAATCATAGAATTGGATGAAGGAAACATTTATAAATACAAAGGAAATTATTCTTATTATC encodes:
- a CDS encoding sugar phosphate nucleotidyltransferase, giving the protein MKIIVPMAGIGSRLRPHTLTVPKPLTVIAGKPIVQRLVEDITGVINQKIDEIAFIIGPTAKGFPADTEQKLLQIASELGAKGSVYVQEEALGTAHAIYCAKESLSGPCVVAYADTLFKADFTLDTNADGAIWVSKVDNPSAFGVVKLEGGFITDFIEKPKDFVSDLAIIGIYFFKSGEKLLEEIQYLIDNDLRENNEYQLTNVLESLKSQGAKFIPGKVSAWMDCGKKDPTVDTNKQVLGFEHADGNNLVSEDVVLNNSEIIQPCFIGKNVVLTNSKIGPYVSLGANSVVNNSTIENSLIQSNVTILNADLNNAMIGNHAIYNGKFTSVSIGDYTELT
- a CDS encoding SPOR domain-containing protein; amino-acid sequence: MNLVTYIKDLLYRYDCVIVPDFGGFVTKRVSAKINENTHQFFPPSKQLSFNRNLNNNDGLLANYIASVENISFEKASNAIALSVIKWQNEIQTKPIDLEGIGVLKLNENRQIIFEPTVQVNFLTDAFGLNSFEALTIERHQKEVKKFIPQTTVKNKKGIPPFIKYAASAAILVALGVSLYSNYEATVQKEVFAKQQKALEKKIQTATFVISNPLPTIDLTVAKELPKPYHVVAGAFQIPENAERKVAQLKAEGHDASIIGVNKWGLTQVVFASFSDKNDATNYLYKIQKSTSKDAWLLIKN
- a CDS encoding DUF4292 domain-containing protein, with the translated sequence MRFFIYSAIFILLFTSCKSTKNMVDKTAIASETSAKKVAKKHVDANFDKKTIDAKLKVNFDNGKINQSLSVNLQIEKDKVIHIKGTKFITVFKAKITPTYVSYYSPFAKNYFEGDFSLLEELLGVEINFEQLQNLFLGQALQNLKKEKQQLEIFNNTYVLSPEKQSELFNIFFKINPSHFKLEGQTIVNETKNLRLDINYSGYNIIEKTLFPEEIKIIAKVPNTVTNIDLIYKSVVFNTSFNPLFEIPKGYKRIEF
- a CDS encoding alpha/beta hydrolase-fold protein, with amino-acid sequence MKVFTPILFFLFVFNAKISHCQNFNLYSNDSLSINTSFLNEPIQLRIHFPETFHFSSSNTKYPITIVFDSQHERTYPHIIHSFDLLTSESQIPESIIIGVPFTMHNRLYFTSNQKKQGDSLSGIERMERFLFSELIPKFQKENKANEFITLIGHSRTAFLVNYLSANPSNKVSIGIALSGFFEEDTLSINTFQEFLSESSNFPKKFSYYFTAGTTSEEENYLKQYRQLNSYLQTITLPKNVKTFFQETPNANHISNFWVSIPTILMDAYAPYNSILNLWFDQKLKKETIANPVDEFKKDIENVNEELGVKLNPNLTQLFSLSSNYAYDKKDFKTALDFIQLGISYYPEYLDFYVDMIENYKSLKDIQKVKEYQKILKEKTLKATYFGEYTKEDILKSLEEK
- the dprA gene encoding DNA-processing protein DprA; translation: MKNEKLLAILRLQKSKAIGDILAKKLIVAVGDVEQIFREKPSKLQKIHGIGSFAIQHLFDKENTKLAEQELAFLEQNNYEAIYFLDDAYPQNLHQCIDSPILLFKDGNINLQNNKILSIVGTRNMSTYGKDFCEQMIEELAVYNPIIVSGFAYGVDICAHKAAMKNGLQTIAVLAHGFEQIYPKVHKKYMRQVMENGGFYTEFGFEENPLRENFLKRNRIVAGISEATIIIESAEKGGSLVTADIANSYDREVFALPGRTTDLYSKGCNNLIKNNQAVLLTSSSDIVKMLNWDIVSTPQKAIQQELFITLTDQEQIIYNHLKTHGKQLLDEISLDCNIPMYQLSSILLQMELKGITKPLPGKMFELQFLL
- a CDS encoding tetratricopeptide repeat protein yields the protein MNQKVAIQHHKTAKKVSLLPFYGLFLSLFFSSLYTFSQDSIPDKKDLTEEKTIKFQEFFFKALSEKSIENYQKAIENLESCNQIIENQVAVFFEFSKNYVALNNYSLAREYVQRALQKEPENLWMLKHLVTIYERESNFSEAVKTQEKIVALHPKEREYLVRLYFMNNQLKEAAALLSTLEKETGLSSEFSFLKNRLDNSKVPDVKEVKLEDLEGLKLQFENDKSYQILEKILQKLENNFDDLLKFGKEGITLFPEQPLVYLQYGKALNHQNEFQKALNSLKNGLDFVIDESMEIDFYTEIAKAYKGLGNTIEEKKYLQKATNLKS
- a CDS encoding acyl-CoA thioesterase translates to MDAKTPNDSLTILTDLVLPGETNYLDNLFGGELLARMDRACSIAARRHSRRIVVTASVNHVAFNKSVPVGSVVILEAKVSRAFKTSMEIYVDVWIEDRQSGQKTKVNEGIYTFVAVDETGKPVQIPQIIPETELEKERFDGALRRKQLSLILAGKLKPSEATELKALFL
- a CDS encoding murein hydrolase activator EnvC family protein, producing the protein MKIKSVYFLFFLFLLIGFSCFGQTRKQLEEQRKKYQAEIVQLNKLLFNEQKKEQNAMDDLKDIKQKIEVRNKLIATIQQESLLLSIEITEKQRELNRLNKKLNDLKADYADMIYKSYRSKSQQSRLMFILSSQNFYQAYKRLEYMKQYTSFRKKQGEEIIVQSTEVKKLFDALSIQKQEKETLLASEEAEKKEMELDKIKQENYLAIIKKKESQYKRDIQKRINDEKLIVAKIDKLIKEEIERANRKIVKKDVKTTKDEFFLTPEAKALANEFISNKGRLPWPVKEGIVVRKFGDQPHPTFPGITISSPGLHIVTSNGSYANAIFNGEVMNVLVGTGGVKNVLIRHGNFITSYNNLENLLVKKGDKVVTGQRIGQIFTDRLSNKTTLIFVVFKNTTRLNPSEWILPR
- a CDS encoding mechanosensitive ion channel domain-containing protein yields the protein MKEIQEFFVNFRTIESIIVIALGTLLRIFATKSLTNVRKKFGFQKNRVVLINKIITLLIYASVIVIISFIWGVDEKELFLFVSSFLTILGIAFFAQWSILSNITAGLILFVNYPVKIGDTITILEKDNNVSGEIKDIGAFFITLKTEENEFVTIPNSIILQKNIKFQSK